The segment GCCAAAGATGTCGCTTCGTTCGTCAGCTTTTCCGTTGAGCTGTTCCGGGCTCATGTAGCGTAACGTTCCGACCACCTCACCCGTCCGAGTCAGATCGTTGCTTTCAAAATGCTTCGCCAAACCAAAATCGGTCACCCACACATTTCCCGAATGGTCCATCATCAAGTTCGCTGGCTTGATGTCGCGATGTAGAATCCGCTTCTCGTGCGCGTGTTCGAGCGCGCTGGCAACTTGCAGGCCCGTTTGCGCGATGTTCCGCCACCAGGCTTTCGGGTTCGCGTTTGTCGCGAAAGATCGGCTGGCGGAAATTGATGACTCGTCTCCAGACGCCAAACCTGATTCCGGCATCGCGTTCGGTTCCTCGGTCGGGTCGCGAAAACTGCTCGGCGACGAATCGTCTGACAAGTCGTTTTGCTGGAGGTTGGTCGCCAACGTGGCAACTTCCGCATTGGCCAGAGCGACTGTCGCATCCAGCCCACCGGTGCGGATTCGCGAAACTTCCTTGAGCACACTGTTTAGCGGATGGCCATCGATGAACTGCATTACAAAGTAAGAAGTGTCTTCCTGGCAGCCGACGCCGAACACGTTAACGATGTTTGGATGCTGTAGCTTTGCGGACGCTTGAGCTTCCTGCTGAAAACGTTGCTGACGTCGCTCGTCGAATTGCGCCGAATTGGGCAGTAGCTTGAGCGCAACTCGTCGGCCCAGTGATTCCTGCTCGGCCTCGAAGACGATGCCCATGCCGCCGCGTCCAATTTCGCGAACGATCCGATAGTCGCCCAGTTGTCGAATGGCAGGATCGAGGTTTAGCTGCAGATTCTCAGCTTCCAGCAATCCGCTTTCGCTCAAATCTTCGACCGGAGTCCCGCGCTGCTCCATCATTTCCAGCACAGGAAACAGGCGGTGGATCGCCGTCGCGTGTATCGGATTGTGCTCTGCATAATCTTCGATCCGCGGTCGCTTGCCGCTGCGAATTTCTTCGGTGAAACGATCCGCAAGGTCTTCAAACGACGTTAGTTCAGCCTGTGATTTGTCTTGTCGCATACTCATCCCGGAAAGAAGTTGCTGGCTGCGAAAGCGAGCAAAAAGTACTCGTCGATTCTTCGAGTGTATGTGCGTAATCTTTCATTCAGGGACAAGGAAAACACCATTCTGTCGCCTTGAACCTGCGTAATTCAAAAGCGGCTGTAGATTCCATCTTCCGCTCGTCAATCAGAGGGTATTCTCCACCGTATTGTTTTCACAGAGCACCATGTTTTCCGCTAACGAACTCTTGTGGAGTTCACTCGATGCCGTCTGCGTTTGAGATGGGAGATTGCTGTAACTGGGAGAGTCGTTACGGAAGATGCGGGCTCCAAAATCAAGCAATCTTGATTATTGACGCGCCCATCAGCCCCCCACGGTTACAAAAATGCAGCGTTTTTTCGAGGAATCGACGCATCGCGGCAATCGACGGGTTCCCCGGAACTTCAAGGAGAGTCTCAAACCAAGTGAACCTTGCGTTGCAGATTGGGTCAAGAAAAACAGCAAGAAGACCGATACCGTTTTGGTCCGGAAATGCTAAAATCCTGACATCCCCAAATCGGACGATTAGCTCAGTTGGCTAGAGCGCCACGTTGACATCGTGGAGGTCGTTGGTTCAAGTCCAATATCGTCCACTATATGACCCCGGAAAACACAGTGTTTTCGGGGTCTTCTGCGTGATACAAAGTATGCCGCCATATCGGTGATACAAATTTTGTAACGAGCCGTGCAATTTCGGGGACGCACTTCGCGATGCTTCCGGATTTCGCATTAGCGCCAAAAAATCGACGCAGGTGGGAATCCGTCGTCGCATAGGATGAACTGCGTCATGTTGATGCGGCGATGTCAGATTCATAAATACGTAGCTCAATCGTCGCTGCGGTCCGACAAGCCGCTATCAGTTTGGGCAACACTCCTGCTCTTTGCGCGGCAGCTACATCCATCCGGGGCTTCTTGAGCTCGACGATCAGGTCGTTGGCGGAAGAGTGTGAATGTAGCGAAAGTCGATCAGAAATGACGATTGCTGAAAACCGATTCGCGAACGCGTTTCCGCTGCTAGGCTTTAACGTCGTAGATTAAGGTCGAAGACCAGTCGGTAAACCGTTTGGGTAGACGGTGTCGATAACGTCTTTGATATAAGCTTGTCGATTCGCTGGTTTAGGATGCGTGCTCATCATCTCCGGCGGCCCTCCGCCTCCGCTGGCGTCCTCAAGGATGCTCATAACCTGAATCATGGCTCTCGGGTCATAGCCAGCTTCAACGCAGAGTTCGACACCCCACTTGTCTGACTCAAGTTCATCGTCGCGACCGTACTTCATGTTCACCATGTTGGCGACGGCTGCAGCCATTTGAGCCGATTGCTGACCACCCCCTGCAACGCCAGTCGCGCTAACAAGGCCCTGTGTCAACTTCTGCTTGGCCATTCTCTGTGCACCGTGCCGCATCAGTACATGGCCAATCTCGTGGCCAATCACACCAGCCAGTTGCCCCTCCGTTTCAAGTCGATTGTAGAGTGCCGCAGTGATAAAGACCTGTCCTCCCGGCAATGCAAACGCGTTAACCGTTTTGTCGTCAGCCAAAAGGTGAAAGTCGAACTTGAACGGATTCTCACCATTGTTCTTTCGGACGACTTTTTGAACCGCAACCAGCAATTTACTTCCAATGTCATCGACGTGTTGTTGAGCTTGTTGATCAGGATGCAGGCCACCGTGCTGCTGCGCCATTTCTGGTGCAGCCTGCAAGCCCAAGGCGATTTCTTCATCTGGCGACATCGCGACTCGTTGAGTTTCTCCGGTGATCGGGTTTTCGTCACCCATGGAAAAATAGGAAATCACAGAGAACAGAGCAATCGCCCCGGCAATCAGAAACCGGAC is part of the Mariniblastus fucicola genome and harbors:
- a CDS encoding M48 family metalloprotease, with amino-acid sequence MSTNYAYRNSDTRPRKQSIGIPVRFLIAGAIALFSVISYFSMGDENPITGETQRVAMSPDEEIALGLQAAPEMAQQHGGLHPDQQAQQHVDDIGSKLLVAVQKVVRKNNGENPFKFDFHLLADDKTVNAFALPGGQVFITAALYNRLETEGQLAGVIGHEIGHVLMRHGAQRMAKQKLTQGLVSATGVAGGGQQSAQMAAAVANMVNMKYGRDDELESDKWGVELCVEAGYDPRAMIQVMSILEDASGGGGPPEMMSTHPKPANRQAYIKDVIDTVYPNGLPTGLRP